Genomic window (Chrysiogenia bacterium):
AGCTCGATCCGCGTTTTGAATACAAGGTGACCGGCATCGTGAAGCTGCTCGCGAACATGATCGACAAGGTTCGTGACAGCCAGGTGGCCTCGCTGGCTTTGGCGATTGTCCTGCTCTGGATCTGTTTCATCGTCTTCCTGCGCAGCGCGGTGGTGGGAACACTGGCCATGTTGCCCAACATCATTCCGATCGTGACGACGCTCGGGCTCATGGGAATTCTCAAGATCGAACTCGACCTGGCCACGGTGATGATGCCGAGCATCGCGATCGGCCTTGCCGTCGACGACACGCTGCATTTCTTCAGCGCCTTCCGCTCGCGCGCGCTGGCAGGGGACACCGGTCCCGAGGCCATTCGCTGGACGCTGCATTTCCGCGGCCGGGCCTTCCTGTACACGTCCTTCGTGCTGGCCGCGGGCTTTGGCATCCTGCTTCTCTCGGACCTTCGGCCGGTTGCCGATTTCGGCATCATCAGTTGTGCGGCCATTGCCAGCGCCCTGCTGGCCGATCTGCTCTTTAATCCCGCATTGCTGAAACTTGCGCGTCCAAAGCTTGCCGACTGGTCGGAGCAGCAATAGAATCAGGACTGGGGTAGGAGAGGTTTTTCACCCGGCGCGTGGGCGCCGGCGTGCGAGGCAGCGACA
Coding sequences:
- a CDS encoding MMPL family transporter, producing the protein KLPYDHSTFSGETRLIDLARNQFPPINQFIDRDWSQARFTSRIEAMSSADLAWLIKKVDSYAGQKLDPRFEYKVTGIVKLLANMIDKVRDSQVASLALAIVLLWICFIVFLRSAVVGTLAMLPNIIPIVTTLGLMGILKIELDLATVMMPSIAIGLAVDDTLHFFSAFRSRALAGDTGPEAIRWTLHFRGRAFLYTSFVLAAGFGILLLSDLRPVADFGIISCAAIASALLADLLFNPALLKLARPKLADWSEQQ